TTTTTACCAGTACCCCTTTTTGGTACTGAAATACAATTGTACTATAGTAATATGGGATCACTACACTTTTTTGGAACTCTTAACTCTTAAGTACTGGCGaaagcatagttattaaatccgGCTCGACCCGACAGTCGAATCGGTCAAACCGATGAACCGGCCATTGGTTCGGGCCAGGTTTTAAATCGGATCGTTTGGGCAAGAGGACCATTGACTAGTCAACGATCTGACGATCCGACCGGATTAAACCGGAAATCCGGCCGGTTTTGTCCATGAACCGGATTTTGTGGAAAATTTTTATTGCCTTTGTTGGAGTTCAAACCTTGGACTCTGCCCAACACTACAACATACATACCACCAGGCTACTTCAAAAAATGTTAATAGAATAgctttattataatatatacatgtttttttaattctatcttttttttttctctaaaacaaatttatttggaatcttttaataaaaatttattacccTCCAAACTCTATCAGTTATCAAAtggatttcaaaaataacatattatataattcattttaaagacaaatattatttttaataattttttacacttaaaattcataaataagctagataattacactaaatatagataaaattttacacttgaagtttggtgTATTACTAAAAACctttatatttgattgattcttatatgaattaattattttatagcaaattaaattaaatgagcttTTGCTATggcattatttattacaatttatatcatatatcttatataaaaaattatgaaatataatatttaaatatatttagtgacccaccGGTTCAATCACTTACCCACCGATTGACCAGTAACCCGTTGACCCATCTCCTTCGCCGGGTTCCTTCCCGggttgggtttaataactatggagAAAAGTAATATTgctacttcttttttttttaattaattctttGTTTTTTTAGTCATCCTACAACATGAATAACCattttggggaaaaaaattgTGGGTAAATTGCTTCTCTGCAAATTGTAAAATATTTGTATACATTGTTGATGTATGTTACCAGGGCTACCACCACTAAACCCAACGTTCTTTGGTTTACTCAGCCAAATCTTGAAAATTTCCACAACAGCAACCAGGACGAGTGTTTGGTGAAATCCCACCTACTTCTGACAATTTCTAAATAGCTATCTACTATAGGCTAAAAGTTTGCTATGGTCCTAATCTGATATGTAAGGGGAGTTTAGACAGGTTTTGTATTTTGTTCCAATATTTGTATAAATTGATTGATAAATCTCACCGGAGAATCTAAGAAACCAAGCCCCAGAAGAACtgaaaggaaagggaaaaactGATAAATTTACCTCACACATAGTATATGATCAATAAATCTAGTGCTTGTTTCTGGTACTCAAAAAAATACGTTTACTTGTCCAAAAGTGATGGCATTTCTTGTGCCATTCTGTAAAATAAGTTTCCAGTGTTACTCTGATTAGCTTTGTCCAGAATTTCATCAGCAACATTgacaaaacagttttgacattaCCCAAAATCGACATAATATGGCATTTCTGACTAACTCAAACTCATATAAGGCTCTATATATCTACTTGTGTTCAGGTGCATTCCATGGTGCTTCCTCCATTCTTCCTGCTATTTGTTATGCCACTCATCTTTTCAACGTGGCATGGCATATAGTCTACAGGAATTCACTAGCATTAACATAGCTAGTCTTCAGAAAATTTTCTACTGCAGTATATATTTCAAATATGACATCTCATTTTGCTAATTCGTATAATTTCTTTGTCCATCCAGCTTCTATCAAAATCTTGAACCTTCTGAAACTGTATTTCAGGACTCAAGTCAACTACCATGAAGCAACTCTACTTGCTTTGCACTAAAACAGTAATGTTAAAGGCTAGCTGGTATGACTATCAGTTGGCAAATAGCTAGTGGAACAAGCTATCAAGAAGGGGTAAATGATAATGAGAACCTAGGGAATGTTGCTGAAGCATAACAGCCTCAGAGTAAATACTGATCGATGCCCAAAAGTATCGCTCAGACAAGCTTCCAAGAGCTTCATTGTATCAATTGGAGTAACCGTTTCTGTGTGCCTTTTGCCATTTCCATGCAATTGACAAGCTGTCTTGAAGATTGTATTTTGCTGACCAGCCCAATTCACGGTTGACTTTGGAAGGATCACTGAAGACTTCAGCATAATCGCCAGGCCGGCGAGCAAGGTATTCCACCTTTATATCCACTCCTGTTGCCTTTTTACAAGCCTCTACAAATTCTTTCACTGAACTGCCTGCATTTGTAAAGCAACATATGTAGATGTAAGGCTTTGTCAAATGTCACAATTTTAGTAAGAATGCATCATTAGTAACTTAATAGTTACCTTTCCCCGTGCCAACATTATATATGCCAACTTTACCAGGAGTTGCATGAGCTAGAGCTTTGACATGCGCATCTATCAAATCAGTGACATCAATATAGTCTCTGATACAGGTGCCATCTGAAGTTTTATAGTCTGTTCCTCTAACCTGCACTCATCAGAAAGGTACAAAAGATCAGACGATCTATATTTCTTTAAAgaagattttttattttgtgaattATGTTTGTATTCTTCATGTATCAATGGTTGAAAGTAGACCCATGAAGCAAAAATGCAACCTAGCAACCATACAACCACAAGCAGCAGCATATTCACAACATATTCCGAGTCAAAAGAGGACAACATGGCATAAAGGTACTGGTAAGAGAGAAGTAAAACACCAATGGCAAGTGTCCAGATAAGTGATAGTATAAATTCTTGTTACTAGATGCAAGGTTACTTGTCATTTTGGTTCCTAAATGCAATTCTTAAGGTGCTGAATCTTTTGGAAGACAGCATGGAGAGAAACTCTGGAATAAACAAGAATGACAACAATGAACTGAGGATGACTATGAGAACGAGTTTATATACCTTTAGTCCAGGAATAATCCCCCTGGCCGCATCAAAACAAGCACCAGATATCCGACCTTGCTCACGCAATTCTGGTCGTGGAGCTTCTCCTAACCGTCCATCAGGGTCTGAACCGATCACATTAAAGTACCTGAAGATATCAGTACACTAGTTATAACATATATTCATCATGAACCCCTAGAGGAAGCACAAGATTTATGCAAACAAAGCCACAATTTTATAGTAGAAGGAAAGCTCCTCAAATCCTTTGTATATCTGTTGGGAGCTGATAATACTTGATGATCTGCTAACAGGTGCAAGCAGTCCTTAGTTATctcattaaataaataaattttcctGAAAACCATAAAAGTCTAAAGAAAAACTTTAAAAGGCATAACGTTTTCTTATTTTGATTTTCAGCATGGCACAGCTGCAAAAAGGGAAAGTGAAGCACAAACCTTAAGATCATGACAGCCATGTCAGAAGTCTTTGAGAAGTCCAATATAATATCTTCAGCCATTTTCTTTGCTTTGCCATATGGGTTAATAGGGACCTGGTTTTAGTGACAGCAGCGATCAAGGTTCTCTTCCTTCCAATTTTGTTACTTTAAACATAATATTTACTTTTTTGGAATAATAAATTGTAATAGATTGGTTTTAATATCTTCTAAATCATTAGTTTCAGACCTAGCTTATGTTTCTgaacaaagaaaacaaagtaCTAAATGTCTCCTTAATAGCAATTTGGAGTTGAAGAAGAAATTATACACAGCAGAAAAGAAGTCATTTCAACTGTTCTAGAATAACTCACTTGAGGAGTGTCTTCTGTAATAGGCATTTTTTCAGGTTCTCCATATGTTGCACAAGTGCTTGAATAAATTAATGTCTTTACACCATGGGCAGCCATTGCCTTCACCAGTAGTAAGGTATTTGATGTAATGTTGTGATAATATCTGCatggtggaaaaaaaaaaactgaagtGGATGAAATATCATGCATCGTTACAGAATTAGGAGGAGGTAAAGCTGGATAGAGTTTTGATTATCCTCTTGTAAGTTATCAGAGCCTGCATATATCAACCGTTTGGATGGACTTGAAAAATAGTAGTAAACTGTAACTTTTGAACAGAATGCGACAATCTGCTATTCCAACAGATTAAAAAAGCTAGCTTCCTTTGGAGATAAAGTACCCTTTCCCATATAAAGTGCTTAATGCTAAAGCACAACCAACCAAATACCTTAGAGGTTCAGCTGTACTTTCACCAACATATGCAACAGCTGCAAAATGCATCACAGCATCAAAAGCATTGCCAGAAAATATTTTGTCGACCTGATATATCAATTAAGGGAAGCTAAAAACGTCCAATTTGCCTTTCAGATATTGAATTTTCACTAGATAATAAATTAACAAAGGGAACAGTACAACAGGGATGATTGTAGGATACTGCTGCTGCATCTCCTAGATCAGCATAAATAAACTGGAGCCTTCCAGGCTCTGGAAACAGTTCTTGTAGAACTTTAACAGCCCCAAGATTTCCACGAGATAGGTTGTCCTTCAAAATGAATGTAAAGTCAAACATTCAGAAAGATTAGCCTTATTATACAAGCAAAGGAACTTCCAACCATGCATCAGAATGGCTCATACCACAATTGTTACACGATATGAATCCTTTAGAAGTCGAAGGGTAGCATGAGAACCTATGTAGCCAGCACCTCCAGTTACTAAGACATGAGTTACACCAGGCTCGTGTTGAGAGAACtgaaaatttttagatattagAAATGAAAGATAATAACCAAGACAGAGAACGTAAAAGAAAAAGGTGAAGTACATCGTGTACATTATTGAGAGGATCAATGTGTTGCTAATTGCCATTTTTAGTACATAATAGCTCTCCCCTGTAGGGAGAGTTACAGTTTCTTACTAGAAGTCTTGTAGGTAACTCGAATGTTGGCAAGAAAATGGTGCAGAACATTAAAACTAAAGAACTCTTTAAAcactttttctgttttttgcaAGAACTCTTATAAGTCTAAATCAATTGTTACGTCATAAACATAGAGATGCATAGAAGTTTTGATAGGTTCTAAGTTCAGAATTGTTTTTCAGAACTGAAATCTGTTTCTCCACCAAGATACTTTCTAGGAATTGTTTTTCAGAACTGAAATCTGTTTCTCCACCAAGATACTTTCTAGGGTCCAAAATGTAGATGTTGATGAAACTCCACATACAGCTAACTCTTCAAAACTAGTCATCCATCCTCCAGTAAAAAGTAGAAGTACCTTGCCAGAGCCACCACCGAAACTTGGTGATTTCTTGAAGACAAATATAAATAGTGTAATAAAGCCAGCAGCCAACAGAATTTTTCTAGGAAATTGGCTCTTCCGTCTTGCATCCACAAAATCCATGTCTGCAAGTGCTGATAAACATAGTCAGTTAGTTCACAGGTAGAGTAAAACCAGGAAACATGCAATAGTTGTCCCTGAGCTTTAAAACTAGTACGAATTGGCTGACATAAACATTCAGAACCAATAGGGTGTCAAGCCTATTTCTAGTCCTTCAGGATGATACGTGACAAAAGAATTGTGATATGACCACTTTCAGAACCCAACAATGTCAGTGCACTTCTGCATTACATTTGATTCTGTTTACAAGAAAATTTTGGAATCACCATAGCAAATGATTTAATAAATCTCTTTCAGATCAAAATGTTTTTAATCATTGACGCTTTATATTGTGAAGTTTGTATGTATTTTCTGATTTAGACTACTTGTCAAAGAGTGCCTTTGACATTAGGCCATGTTGTTTGGTCTTGTAAAGGTGTCATGTCACATGAAAGGCATGAGCCTGGAGAGCATAAGTTAGTTGTCAATGGACAATCAAGGTGGTAGTGGTAAACCTCCTATCTTGCAGAAGCAAATCCCAGTCTATCTATCCATGTTTAAAGCAACTGCAGTAGATAAATTCAATCCATAGACTGGCAGCAGCAAGACAGCAAATAGAAGAAGAATGTCTGAAGTCAAAGTTACTGCAGTAAAAAATTACAGACTATACATAAGAGGTGCTGGAAGTTTTTAGACGGTTAGGTGAAAAAATGCTGAGGCATCATCCCAATTACCGGACTGTATATCCAGTTGCTACATCTGGGGACAATTCTGATACCAAAATGCCATTATCACAAGTCCTATACTAGTCAGAGTAGTTAAACATTTGTTCCGCCATTCGACAGTGACCACATCTCTGCTGGGCAAAATGCATGTTCTAATCTTTGCAGACCTAAATGACCCTTACTACTCGAAAACTTAGAAAAACATATATGCCAAAAATCACCAACCTCAAACTGAATTGAAACTGTTATGTCTGCTGCGGCTTGATGATCCTGTAATTCTAAGAGCTTCTTGTCAACACTGTAAGCAGCATCACAAGGGTGACAAATCAGGTCTGATAGACAATTCGTCCTGTTTAATTGTTGCAATCTACTTTCTGCTGGGAAAGTAAAAGAACTTTTTATTGGAATGACTTAGATTCTGGGAatttcattcagtcattcatccaaagcaaaaaatgaaaataatcacAATCAACGTTGTAAAAATTCTGCAATCTTTCAATGATCAGGTAGATTTATTCATATATATGCAGGCAGAACACATATGAGTAACCAGCACAAGGGAATCGTACATGAAAGCAGAGAGCTCTGCATAGATAAATCACTCATATAGAGCCAAAGACAACCTTACAGAAGCAATCAAACAATTGATGATCATCTCATACAAAACATTAGACCTTTACACTTGGAACATTCAGAAATTCTATTCAGAGGGAGGgcagagagagaggagagagagaaaagagaaggaCAAATAGATAgaacaagaaaggaaagataGAAATCATCCTCATCAGAAAAACCAAGAAGCAACTGTTGACGGATGCAAAATCCAAATATTTGATAGTACATAAGACGAACATCTCACGTCAACTTTGCAAAACTTTTGATACAATCACATATAAAAGATTCAGAAAATTAATGGGACAGTTTCGAATAcgtaaataataataaaaaaaaaacccaaatttTACATATCGCATGAATCTGTACAACAGAGATCATATAAGATGATTAACACGAATAACCTTACTCAACATATTACAAACAGGATCAGGAAAAGATCAGAATTCACGCTTCTGAAGAAACATCATACGATCGTGCTATAGCATATGAAAACAGATCCAGTGAACACTGATGCATGCATTGAATTGCAGGAAAAACTAACGTTGGAGATGCTGACGTACAAAAGAGATGATACATTGCAAAGGGGCGAAATCAAAAGATATGTCGATGGAAAGTACACATATACAAGACTGCGTTACCTGAACACAAGATGGAAAGAGGAGAAAAATTACTAGTTCAAACTACTAAATACTACTTAATGTCAAAAGGGCTAATAAAGAAACTTAAGatgtagagagagagagaggatgtGACAGATAAGAGAAGCCACTCTTTAAATTCGAGCTATCAAAGTCAAATATCAATGAAAGATGCCATTAAAGTTGTAAAACAAGAATGTGTAGATTGCTGCTTACTAAATTGTAACCGAAGAAAAGCGGACCATGTTCTGCATGAGTGTAAACAACGATCACACAAAGCCTCAAAACAAGGAGGCAAGTTATTGCACTTTAAATAAACATTCTTTAATTAATATTATTCACAAAATTAAACAGCCCCCCAACCCCACGAATATACACCAGCCAATCAATCACTAATtttgtgatatatatatatatatatatatatagagagagagagagagagagagagagagagagagagattagaCGTAGTCCTAGTCTTATGGTTAAGAAAGGGAGGGAGGAAGTTGCCATGGAATGGAAGAACTATAATATTTTTATGCAAACAGCTATGCTAACATGGATAAAAATTCAACAATGACAACCTTTCATTCTTTGACATCGTAATACCCAAGTTATAATAGTCAACCAAAAATAATACTGATCTTATTATCTTCTTGTAGTAATAATTTAGTTGGCCTTTAACATTCTTCAAATTTGACTCTTCTCTATAGCAACATGCGATACAGTTAGATTTCTTCTTTTCCTGAAAATTCAAGCGAGGTCTCCGGTGTACCCTCGCCGGCAGAATGtattattttgttattatgGCAAAGACCACACAGAAATGTAATAACACAAGAATTTTCTGTGCACAACAATTGCAACGAACATAGGAACTTCTATAGGGAGAATACAAAACATTCTTATTTGAGCATTCTTTCTTATGATTTTCATAAGTGTAATAAACAATATAGAACTTCTATGTTTCTTTACATTCTTTATAAAGtcaattgaatttttttttcaaagaaaacaTAAGTTACttgattttgaaaatcatattGTCCGTGTCAACGTACACCACCCTTTCTTTCGTATAATGTACTGCTTCTAGTCCCTTTTTTAATTGTTATTCAAATTACCCAACTTCATGGTATTATTCCCACAAGATCTTAAAGTCAAAACTTGACAGTAATGGTAGGGAATCAGTAATTTGGAGCTCACCTAACAGCAGCTTAATTCCCATGTAGATACCAATCAAATTAATGAAAGAAAGATAGGCTTCTTCCCCTGCCTAACTCCATGAAAAGTCCCCACACAAATCGATCACAAGTAACGTGGTGACGACTCTGTGACAAGTGACTTGAATTGCAAATGCAACCTTAAAAATGGATTGTCGAAAGCTTTGTCACTTTAATAAtaattgaagaacaatttttCTGAATCTCCGGACATCTCGACCATCGCCTAGTCTTTCTTTGGTTTGGTGTAAGTTCGTTCTTGATGTTGAGGTTTCTAACAGGATGCTTTGTTTCTACTCTTAAAATGTCACCCTGTGAAGGCTGAAACTGGCTACATTACTAGTTTTGCAGATTCCCATACCATATCagctgatatatatatatatatatacatcgtTTGAGTCGATTCTTCAGCGGTACGCACTACTCAGCTTAAAAAGACTAGCACAAACCGACATGTACAAGCAATAATAGTAATTTTTATCACGTCACAGACAGAAACAAACTTCCACCGCAGAAGCAAGGGACAACTCCCGTCTCTCTCCTTCTCCCTGTCTGAAACATGAGGGAAACAACGTTAGGGACCACTTTCAGCTCTGAACCCGACTGTCAGAAGGCAGGGCTTTCCACCAAAATTTGGAGCTCCTCACCCTTCGTAGC
Above is a genomic segment from Coffea eugenioides isolate CCC68of chromosome 5, Ceug_1.0, whole genome shotgun sequence containing:
- the LOC113772262 gene encoding UDP-arabinose 4-epimerase 1-like, producing MDFVDARRKSQFPRKILLAAGFITLFIFVFKKSPSFGGGSGKFSQHEPGVTHVLVTGGAGYIGSHATLRLLKDSYRVTIVDNLSRGNLGAVKVLQELFPEPGRLQFIYADLGDAAAVDKIFSGNAFDAVMHFAAVAYVGESTAEPLRYYHNITSNTLLLVKAMAAHGVKTLIYSSTCATYGEPEKMPITEDTPQVPINPYGKAKKMAEDIILDFSKTSDMAVMILRYFNVIGSDPDGRLGEAPRPELREQGRISGACFDAARGIIPGLKVRGTDYKTSDGTCIRDYIDVTDLIDAHVKALAHATPGKVGIYNVGTGKGSSVKEFVEACKKATGVDIKVEYLARRPGDYAEVFSDPSKVNRELGWSAKYNLQDSLSIAWKWQKAHRNGYSN